In Methanobacterium sp., a single window of DNA contains:
- the pyrF gene encoding orotidine-5'-phosphate decarboxylase, with the protein MEVENNIILALDVLNMDDALGIVEKVSDYINTIKIGYPLVLSEGLESVTFIKENFNCRIIADFKVADIPETNEKIANLTFEAGADAIIVHGFVGEDSAKACMDSAKIYNKEIFLLTEMSHPGASMFIQRHTEEIAEMGVKLGIDKFVGPSTKLDRLEKIRSIIGDESFLISPGVGAQGGDPKDTLKFADALIVGRSIYLADDPEKAVKDIITRIRP; encoded by the coding sequence ATGGAAGTTGAAAATAACATAATTCTGGCACTTGATGTTTTAAATATGGATGATGCCTTGGGAATAGTTGAAAAAGTTTCAGATTACATAAATACCATTAAAATTGGATATCCTCTTGTTTTAAGTGAAGGACTTGAGTCAGTAACTTTTATTAAAGAGAATTTCAACTGCAGAATAATCGCTGATTTTAAAGTTGCAGACATCCCGGAAACCAATGAAAAAATAGCCAATCTTACATTTGAAGCCGGAGCAGATGCAATAATTGTCCATGGATTTGTAGGAGAAGACAGTGCAAAAGCCTGCATGGATTCAGCTAAAATATACAATAAAGAAATCTTCCTTTTAACTGAAATGTCTCATCCCGGCGCTTCAATGTTTATCCAGAGACATACAGAAGAAATTGCTGAAATGGGCGTTAAATTGGGTATAGATAAATTTGTTGGCCCCTCAACTAAACTGGATCGGCTTGAAAAAATTAGAAGTATTATAGGTGATGAATCATTCCTGATTTCTCCAGGAGTTGGAGCTCAGGGAGGAGATCCCAAAGATACATTAAAATTTGCCGATGCTCTAATAGTTGGAAGGTCAATTTACCTTGCAGATGACCCTGAAAAAGCAGTTAAAGATATAATTACAAGAATTAGGCCTTAA